The Rubrobacter calidifluminis region CGCCGAACGGCCTTAGGAGACCGTTTCTCTTACCGTACTCGGCCCAGAGCCTTGCGTTTCTCTTTCTGCGGTTGCCTTTTCGCGACTCGGTCAGGATGTATTCGCGCTCTCCGGGGGCGAGGTCTTCGCCGACGAGGTAGGTTGCGTGCCGCACGTAGAGCGGCTTCTCCACCTTACCCCCTTCGGCGAAGGCAACGCCTGGCCGCGCAGGCTCAGAGCCACGCCGCGAGGAGCCATACTCCCTCATGCCGCCCTCGGCGTACTGTGGCATGCGCCACTTGATGGTCGGGAGGCCGACCTTGTCCAGGACCGAGTTTATGAGGCCCACGATGCGGTTCACCCAGCGGGCGATGAAGTCGTAGGCCGAGCGGATGGGCTTCCACATGGAGCCGCTTATCTTCCTGAAGAGCTCCCCTGTTGCGTGCCAGAGCCTCCCCCAGGTCTTCGTCAGGTCGCGGTAGAGGTCGTGCGCCCTGTTCGAGGCCCGGTGCAGAGCATCTGACATCCTGTCGCCGATGAGGGATGCTATGGCCGTGAACTTGTCCCTGGTGTCCCCCCTGGTCGAAGACCACCTCTTGGCCACGTCTTTGTAGAGCTGCCCCGCGCTCCTTACGGCGGAGTTTCGGGAGCGGGACATGCGGCTTGCTATGAGCGATGCTATGGCTGAGAACTTGTCCTTTGTGTCCCCCCTGGTCGAAGACCACCTCTTGGCGACTTCCTTCATGAGCGCTCCGGCCTGCTTGACCGCTGTAATGTGGCTGCGGGACATGCGGGAGGAGACGGAGTTATAGATTGCGCCAAAGTCCTTGGCCGTATGCGCCTTAAGGTCTCTCCAGCGTCTTTCGGCGCCACCGCGGAGGTTACCTGCCGCGATAAGAGCCCTGGTCGTAGCCTGGTTGAAGTTTTTGACTACGGAGTTTCTGGCGTCCTTGAAGGTGCGGGCGGTGGTGGAGGAGAACTGGTGCCACCTCTTTGCCACACCTACCCCGAAGTTTGCCGCGGCCTTAAGTGCCTGGCGGAAGGAGGAGATGAGCCAGTTGTGGACCGCCCGTCCGGCCCGGTTGGAGATGCGCAAGACGGCATTAAGGCCCCGGACGAAGAGACCGAAGGCCGCAGAGGAGACACGAAGGACAAACCAGATGGCCCTAAACGCCGCTCCGATGGCGCGCAGCGCCCCCACAATGGCGCGGCGATGCTTTACGCCGAAGGTGATCATGCCGTCAAAGAAGGTCACAGAGGCCCGCCCGAGAAGACGCATTATCTGCCAGCCCGTCTTGAAGATCCGGTTTAAGGTCCTCTGCCCTCTGGCACTTGAAGCGTAGCGGTCGAAGGAGCGCGCGAGGCGGTCTATCGAGCGGAACATCCTTCCCACGTAGGGCATGGCTATGGCGAACGCCTTCGTGAGCCCGCTCCCGAAGTGCCCTGCGGCCCTGAGCAGCACTCCAAACTGGCGGGGGGCGGCGTTGAGCACCTTCATGAGCGCCCCGGAGGTGGCCGGGCGGCGAAAGTCCGCCGCGATGGCCGAGAAGGCCCGCCTGGCTGTCACCGAGGCCCTGGCGGAGGCCCGGCCGAGGGCCGGCATGGCCCCCTTGGCGAGCCGGATGGCCTCGACTGCGACCGCACCGATGTTGCGCTGGAGGACCTTGTTGGAGCCGATGTATCTGTCGTAGGCCCTCTCTAGCGAGGAGAAGGCTGTTATGGTGCGACGCACGGCGGGAGGCTGGCTCTTTATGGTCTGGTTGAGCTCCTGCTGGGCACTCTTGGCCTGCTTGGAGTTCTTGCCGTAGGTCTCTACGGCCTGCGAGTACTTCTTCTGTGCCTTTATGACCTCCTGGACGTTCTTTATGAACGGCAGGGCGGCGAGGGCGAGCAGTCCGAAACCTGCTGTAACGGAGGTGAGCGCGCCCCCGAGAACACCAAGTGCGCCGACGAGCCCCGCTCCTGCCCCCCCTATGACGTTGGTGAGCCCCCCGAGCGCGGCGGCTGTGGCGAGAATGACACCGCCTCCTCCCACGAGCCCTCCGAGGACGCTCCCGAAGTCCGCGGCCGAGACGCCGAGCCTGCTAAAGAGCGCGGCTAAAGGACCAATCCTCCCTGCAAGAGAGAACGCCGCCCCCGAAAGGCGCGAGATGTTGCCTATGAGCCTCACCGGGAAGGCGAAGATGCGCGTGAATATCCCGCCCCTCGCCCCGTAGCGGGAGAGCGCCCTAAATCGCGGCCCCGAGAGGCTCGTCAACAGTGCCATCGCGCGCGCGAGGCGGGAGAGTCCCCCCCGGTCCACATCCACCTTCGCCTCTGCGGTGACACTCCTCGCCCCGAACCGGTCCAGCCTGGCGTTCGCAGCGGCGAGGGAGCGCTCGAGCGGGGCGGTGTTCGCCTCCACGCGCACCGAGGGCCTAATCGAGGAGACCCTCTGTGCCTGCCTCTCTACTTCCTTTAGGGAGGCTGTTGCGCTCGCCGTCTCGGCCGAGACAGACACGGAGACCCTCTTGCGGTCGAGGGCGTCGAGCTGCCTGCTAAGTCCCTTGAGCTCGGCAGAGAGCGAGGCTATGGCGCGCGAGGCGTTGTTTTTGGCGCTAAGTTCCGCTGAGAGCTTGTAGGTTGGCATCCGCTTGTTCCTCGCAAAAACAAAGGCCGCACTCGCGGCGGCAAAAGAAAACCCCCGCTCGGGGCGGGGGCCTTAGAGTCCTTTTCTAGACTTTTTTAACTTGAGGCGCTGCTCATGGCACTCTTGACGCTTCTCGTTATGTCTCTGACCGAGAGAATGAGGTAGCCATCCCGCTTTCGCATTATCTCTTTTGCGTCAGCCTCGGGGCTGTAGGCGAGGCGTACGTCGCGGGCGCTCTTGAAGTGGTAGCCAACACCCGTGAGCTGGGGGTTTATCTGGTTTTTTGTCTTGCCCTGAAACTGTATCGCCACCACGTCTGCGTCCGGATACTTCCTGGCAAGGTCCTTCGTTATCGCGGTGAGGCCGTCTTCGCCCTTCGCCTTCGTCGAGACGTATATCTGCTCCTCGGAGATACCGTGGACGCGGGCGAGGTGAGGTTTGGATATCACGTGGTAAGGGGGCACACTCTGCTCTTTTTGCCCAGTCTGCCCGCCGGAGCATGAGGCAAGTGCAAACAGGGAAAAGAGGATAGCTAAACAAGACGCTGCCGCCCGCATACCGGGTTCCCCCTTTGTCTCTCTTCTCTTCGGGGAGTGTATCCTACTGCCCGCTTCCCTGCTGGCGTGCCCTTTTCGCCTCCCTCTCGGCGCGCTCCTCTTCGGCGCGGCGCTTGGCCGCCTCAGCCACCCTTAGCGAGAGCAGCCACTCGTAGGGCTGCTCCCGGAGGCCGCCGGAGGAGGGGAGCTTCTTACCGAAGAGCTCCCACTCTTCTGTGGCGCGCAGAGTCCTCTCGAGCTTCTCCCAGAAGGAGCCGGTGGGCTGTATGCGCTCTATTAGCTCGGCGCGCTCCTGTTCTAGGGCGAGCTCTTTGAACTTGCGGCTGCTCGGGCTCTCGCCTACCTTGCGGGCGTACTTATGGCTGAGGTAGATGTATCCGTAGACGAAACCGAGCCTTCTATCCCCCCGCTCCCGGGGGATGAAGTAGGATTTCGCCTCTCCTCGGGGAGCTCTTCGGTCTCCTCGGGGGCATAACGCCCGAAGATTTGATCGAAGGGCTCGGTGAAGCAGAGCCAGTCGTTCTTCTTTACGACCTCCTCGACGAGCTTATCCAGGAGGCTCCTGTGGGGATTTCTCTCCCGGAGGTTCGGGATGACTACCTCTTCCTCGCCGTCTTTGTTGTGGTGCACGAGGGGACGGTTCTTGCCGTCTACGACGAGGGACTTTACGCCCTGGCGTATGACGACGAGCTTGGCGGTGCCCACAGGACCGCGGCTCCCGGGCATGCCCCCGGCTCCGATTACGTTCTCGAGGTCGAGCTCGACGGTCTGGGGGAGCTCCGAGATGGCAGCCCGGATGTCGTGGCCCGCGAACTCGAAGTGCACGGTGTAGTCCACTATCCTCCTTTACCTTTAGCTGCCTACCGGGATGATGAACTGGGTGTAGCGGCCGTCCGGGTCAACTATCGACATGTCTATGCCGGTGTCCGTGAACTGTGAGGCCGAGAGGGGCCCTGGGACGGCCTCGAGGGCGAACTCGGGCTCAAAGGGGGCGTCGCCGCCTCCTGAGTGCCTGAAGACCCACGCGAGGTCGTCGGTGAGCTGGCAGTGGAAGGCTATCGTGCGCACGATGGAGTCAACGTCGGTGAAAGTGCCGGCCTTGGAGAAGCCGTCCCAGCCGAGCATTATCTGTTTTGGCACGTCCGCCTTGAAGTTGTAGACGTCGTAGGCTGGATACGCCGGAGGACCTGTCACGGCGGCGACGCTGGTCTTCACGAACGGGGAGAGCGCCATGACGAGATCTATGTCGGCATAGAGGGCCTGCATGGCGATGGCCACGGTGGCCTCACCGGTGGGCATGCGTCCTACCACGCCCTGCCTGTCTCCCTGGATGGTGTCCTGGGGGTTCTGCGGCGTGGGGCTGATGCCGCCCACTGTGTCGCGGATGGGTTTCCACGGGGAGGGCCACGTCTCGAGGCCGTAAGGCGTGGTTATGGGGGGCACGGGAGAGCCCACCGGCGCGTAGAAGATATACGGGCGGAAGACCGCGAGGTTCGACCCCGCGGGCACTACGTTGGTTGCCACGTCACTCCTTTCCTTGGTTGCGAGAGGGGCCCCAAGGACGCTCTGGGACCCCTTGGTTTTCTAGCTTGCCGTCTGGGTCTTCACGAGCAGCTGCTTACCCGTAGGGTCCTGGGCATTCTTCAGCTCCTCGTACTCTGATGCGGAGACGACCTCGCCTCCCTCGTAGAACTTGCCCGCCACGTAGACACGCTCGGGCTTCACACGGAAGGCGGGGTTTATCTGCACCACCACCTGCTCTTCTTTTGCTGCCTGCTCCTTGGCCATAGTGCACCTCCTTTCTTTTTCTTCAAAAGACGACCACGACCTCGAGGCGGTGCTCCCAGAGGATGGAGCCTGAGGCTGCGTCTATCCTGCTCGATCCCATCTCGTCCACATCCCCCATGCTCTCCGAGCTTATGTAGAGCTCGTGCACCTGCCCTCCGAAGTTGTTTGTGGCGTATAGCGCCTCCCTGAAGAGAGAGGCGACGTGCCTGGTTACTCTTTTGGCCGTCTTGCGGCCGTTTTGGTCGGAGGGGGTTTTCAGCGAGGGGTAGAGTATGGAGACGTCTATTGTGACCTGGCCCGGGTTTGTGGTGCGGTCCGAGAGCCGCGGCTCGCGGTTTGCGTCGCGCTGCTGGACGCAGATGACCGGGAACTCCCCGCCGTAGGAGACGACCTGGTAGTCGAACGCCTTGCGGATGGGGGCGGGATCCTCTCCTGCGGGGAGGAGGTTAGCGAGCGTAGACTCGATGTAGTCGAGCGCCTCCTCGTAAGAGTAGTCCAGCGCGAGGCTCAAGAGCGCAAGACCTCCTCAACCGAGCTCGCGTAGGCGGACTCTATGGCGCGTTCGGAAGAGTAGCCCGCGCGCTGGAGCCAGCGGTAGGCCCTCGTGCCGGGATGGCGGACGACTTTGGCGAAGACGGTCTTGCCGTCCACCTCAAACCGCAGCGCCTTCTTGGGAGGACGGGGCCGTATGGTGTGTGGCCTTGAGCCGTACTCCAGGATGGCCGCCACCTTATCTTCACTGAAGACTACCCCCCTCGCGCCGTCTGGCGTAAGGAGAACCTCCCTCTTTATGGTCGAGGCGGTCTTCCCTGTGCGGCGACCTATCGTCTCGTGCGCAGTCCGGTCCAGGACGCGGAGCCCCCGGGCGGTACCTTCTCGCATAGCCTGTGTGAGCCGGGGCGAGAGGGACTCTATGCGCTCTGCGCACTCTTTGTAGTTGTGCTCTACGCGTATCTCGAGCACTACCACGGTCCTGACTCGAAGGTTATCAGCGGGGAGTCCTGAGGCTCTTCGCCTGAGGAGCGCTCCCTCTGCTCCTCATAGAGCGCGAGGAGCTCCTTGGCCTGGTTGCGAAGAGAGGAGGCCACAGGCACTTCCGAATATCCCTCCCGGACGTAAAGGAGCTCGAGGGCGTCTGCGGCAGCACCCCTTGTCACGGCCTGCTCGGCGAGGGGGCTATCGGGAGAGGTCGTATCTCCCGCGAAGAGCGTGCGCGCCTTCCAGTCGGAGATGAGGCCCTCTATCTCCGAATCGGAGAGCCCGGGCGCTCCATCCGGGAGCCGTGCTCTTATGTCTCCTGCGGTGGGGTATGCCATCAGGACGTGTTCCTTGCGAGCCTCTTTCTCGCCGCCCTCTTGGCCTGGGCCTTCTTGCGCCTCTTCGGGTCGAGCTCGGGGTAGCGGCTGTAGACGGCCTTTTTTACAGCCGCCTGCTCGGCCGGCGTGCCATGCTGGGCTACCCTCGCGAGAGCGTTTCTGGCGTGTGCCTTGTCGTGAATGGGGTAGCGTTTCTCCTTGGGGAAGACAAACGCCGAAGGGGGGAGCTTCTTGCGCTGCCTGTAGGAGAGGGTGGCCATCTCTAGAGCGCCTCCCTGAGCTTCTTCAAGGAGGCCTTGCCGATACCCTCTACCGCGAGGAGCTCCTCATCGGAGGCCTTGCGTATGATCTCTATGGCGTCCTTGAGCGAGGGACGCCTGGTCTTCTTCTCGAGCTCCTCGAGCGCCAAGAGGAACCTGACCTCGGGGTCTTTGACCGCGGTCTGCTCCTCAACCCCGAAACGCTCGGTGAGGGCCTTTAGGGCGAGGGCGCGGCGCCGGGCGAGTATGTCCGGCCTCATGTTTTTGGATCACCTCCTGCGGGAGAGGGGACATGTATCCCCTCTCCCCGTACACGGTTACTCTAGACTGCGAGCGGGGCCTGGTATTCCGCCGGGGTGGTGTAGTTTGCGGCGCCGACCTGGAAGGCCACGGCCCCTACGCGGTTTCTCACGCCAAAACCGCAGTAGCGGATCATGCGCGTCTCAAAGACGTTGCCGTCAGGCGAGTGGTTCTCGGTGAAAAATCCCTGCAGGCTCGCCACCGGGTACTGTCTGCGGCCGAGGAACGGCACGCCCTCTACGGTGGCTATCATATATCCGTCGGGCAACTCTCCCCAGGAAATTATGTGAGCCCTGCCCGGCGCCATGACATACCCGAGGTAGACATCGCCGAACCCCACATCCGGGGCGTTTGCGACCTCGGAGTAGATAGAGCCGAGCGAGACGTCGGAGTCGCGCGGCGGGATGAACCCCGTGAGCGAGGCTATCTGCGAGGCGAGGTTGTCCGCCACGTAGACGATGAGCCTCTTGCCCTGGTTAGAGGGGTGCTCCATGAGGTTCTCCCAGATGGCGCCAAACGGGTTTGCCGCATCGGAGATGTCGTCGCTCTGGGCCATGTAGTGGCTGTGGTTCGTGAGAACCCGGCCGCCGCGGCCTACGTAGACCGAGCTATCCCCGTTAGCGAGCGGCATGACCGTGAGGTTGCCCATGCCGCGGATGCCGATCTGCTCCAAGGTCTGGTCGAACCAGTTGTAGGGGCTGCTCGTGAGGATGGCGGCGAGTATGTGGCGCTTTAGCCAGTCGCGGTCGCGGTTCTGGGCGTCCACGGTCCTCTGGTTGGCCTCCGCGACGGTCATCATCGCCCGCGAGAGCCGGTTGGTTCCAAAGGCCGTTCCAGCGCCCTGTATCGGGTAGGCCACGTCGTAGCCGCGCCGTCCCTGGACGGGGAGGGGGTTGCCGAACTCATCGAGCGGCTGCAGTGTGCCGCCGACCGGCTCGAGGTAGTGCTCCTTCGCAACCGTTACGTCGGTGGCGAAGGTGGAGAGCATACCGTCGACAACGCGGGAGTACTCGCGCGTGGACTCCTCTATAGCGGTCGAGACCAAGGCGTAGCCGTTCGGGACCTCAGCGACGCGCTGGGAGAAGAGGTCCTGGAGGTCTACGAAGCCGTAAGCTATATCCGCCATGGCCTACACCTCCACCCTAAGGAGCTTACGCGAGGGGATCTCGCCGTTTGAGGCGGTCACGCGGCCGATCTCGGTCCCGGTGGCGTCATCTAGCGTGCCGTCGGGGGAGGCGTAGACCGCAGCCCCGAAGGCGAGCGCGGAGAGTGCGTCTCCGAGGTCGACTATCCCCTCCCGGATGACGTCGAGGGAGGCTCCGGCCTGCTTCGCCGAGGTTACAGCTATCCCCTCGATGTTCGTGCCGGAGGAGGTAGCGCGTCCTCTAGAGTCGAGCGCCACCACCCTCCCTGCGTCTATGGCCGCCGCGGCGGGGAAGCTCCTCGCTCCCCCGGCCGAGTCGCAGCGCACGAGCGCCACGTCGGCGGCGTTTACCTGCAGTGTTGCCATGCATTCTCCTTTCTTAAAAACGTAAGTTCGCGAGGTTTGACCTCTTGAGCTTCTCCTCGTGCGAGAGCTTCGAGGAGCCCGAGCCCTGCGGGGCTGGGGGGATGCCGCGCCGCTCCTCCTTGGAGGTAAACCACTCGGGTACCTCCTCCTTGAGGCTCTTTACGGCCTGCTCTATGCCGGAGACCTCCTCGTTTTCGTCTACTTCGAGGGAGGAGAGGTCGGCGTGGCGTATGGCGTGCTTTACGCGGTCGGGCCTTACGCCTTCGGCAAGAAGTGCCTGCTGGAGAGCCTGGCTCTTCAGCGCCCGCTCGTAGCGTGAGGAGAGGTCGGTAAGACGTCCGGTGAGCTCGGTATGCTTCTCGGAGAGCTCGTTGTAGCGGCTCTCCCACCGCTCCACCTCGTCCTTTACCTCCTCCTCGGCCTCGCGGTAGGCGGTGAGTATCTCGTCGAGCTCGTCCTCGCTCTCAACGCCGCGATTCTCGAGGAAAGACTTACGCAAGGATTCCTCCTGGCGGGCAAGACGGTCCTTTATGAGCTGCTCGACGAAAGATTTGGGGAGGTACTCCTCCTTATGCGCGCCACTCTTCTCGCCTGTTTCCGCCGGCGGCTGCGTGTTCTGGGCGCCTTCATGCTCATGCATACCTGCCTGCTCGGTCATAGCCATCTTCTCCTGACTCTCTTTCGTTTCCGGTTTTTGCCGTCGTGGTGGACGTGTGGGGTGTTGTCGAAGGTGGGATCAGGTTGCGTTATCTGCCTTTGCCGCTGCCCGCTGGGCTTCCCAGCGGGCTATCGCCGCCTGGCAGCGGGCGCGGGTTGCGGCGCTCACGTTGCCCTTGCCCTCGGCCCAGTTGCGTACGATGCCAACGGCCATCGCCACCGCCCTGGAGACCGAGCGGGTACCTCCGCGGTTCCAGTAAAGCGCCCGCGCCACACACTCTATTTCAGCCGGGAGATGCCGCCCGGTCTTCGTCACCCAGTTGCCACCCCCGGTGTGCGGCAGCGGCGGGTGTTTGCAGCCCCCGTGCGGGTCGGGGAGGGCCATTACGGCCGGGTCTGCCAAGGACCACCTCCTTTCTCTAGCGGAGCTCTGGCGCTCCGGGGATGGGCGGGCCCCAGTAGCAGGTGCAGTTCGGCAGCTCGCCGGGGAGTGCACCGGTGAGCTGCGGCACACCCCTTCTGGTGTCGAAGTTGTGGCCGTCTGCCGCCAGGTGGTTGGGACGCGGCTCTTTGGGATGGCCGTGGTGCCAGCTGAGGATGGGACCGTGCAGCGCCACCATGCTCTCTGTCGCCTTCGCGGAGTGCATCCTCAGCTTCTGGGCCTTCTGGTGGAGCGCGAAGTAGAGCTTCTCGCGCTCGAGGGCCTTCTCGGGGTCTTTGGCTCGGCTGAGCCGTCTTGCGGCGTTCATGGCGTAGTAGGCGCGAAAGAGCGCCTCAGGACGGCTGCCTTTAGCGGTGCTCTTCGGCCCGGAGAGCGAGATGGCAGAGGCGGCCGCTGCCACGGCTGCGGCCTTCTCGGGGCTCTCTCTCACCAGCACGGCGAGCCCGAAGAGCGGCATGGCGGAGAGTATCGCCGCGGCTACTGCCGAAAGTGAGCCTGATGCAATAGCCGCCGCTACTGCCGCTGCGGCTGCTGCCTCCTGCTCCTTCTCGGGAGTGCTACGCTGAGCCTGGGCCTGCTGCTGTTGTTCCATTTAGTCCCTGGAGTATCTGCTGGGCTCTCTGGAACGCCTCCTGTGGCACCTCGGGGCTCTGCTGGGATACGCCGGGTGCCTCGGGAACTTGCGGCTCTGGCACGGTTATGGTGTGCTCGAGGTCGCCGTTTTCGTAGGTGCCTATCCCCGAAAAACCCTCGAGCCCGTAGATAGAGCCGATAGTGAGCGCCATCTCATCGGCCCTCTCGAGCGCGGCGAGGAGGTTAGAGCGGGCCTCCCGCATGCGGTCCACTGCGCCGGCTATGACGGTCTGCAGCGCAACGCCGGAGGTGGAGAAGACGGTGGAGGAGGCGGTTGCGACCATCTGGCCGAGTTTGTAGTAGATGAGCTCGGGCATCTCCTGCGCGAGCTCGTCCAGCTGCGCGGAGAGTATCGCAAGGCCGGATGAGTAGTCTATCTGCGGTGCGAGGTCAACAGGCTCGGCGTTCGAGGGAAGAAGTATGTAGCGCTCTCCCCCGAGCTCTATCTCGTCGGGACGTCTGCGAGCGTCGGCGACATATCCCGAGGAGCCGTAGGCGTCTACCGCGGCGTTGCGGCTCGCCCTATCGAACGTGGGAGGCGGCAGCGGAGCCCCGGAGGGGTCGGTGCCGACACTCCTCAGGCCCCGATGTGCGCGGTCGTAGCGGAAGAGGAGCTCGTGCAGACGCGTTGCCATGCGGTTCGCCTCGTCTATCTGCTCCAGGTAGGGTGCGAAGACGCCTATCCCACGGTCATCTCCGGCGTCGCGGAACTTGGCGTGGACAAACGGTATGAAGTCGAACCCCGAGACGCCTTCCTCATCCCCTTCGGCGAGGACCATGCCCCCCGACGGGTCCGGCAGCTGGGAGATGGGAGTTCTGGCCGAGCCGTCGTGCTCGTAGTAGAGGAAGTGGCCGTCGGAGCCGCCTTCTCCTTTCTGCCAGAGCTCGGTGTGGCAGTATCTCTCGTAGGTGCCGTCGTCCTTGCGCCGCTCGGAGGGGATATCCAGCCTGAGGAAGGTGAAGTATCCCCTGTCGTCCTTGGTGAAGTCGGTCAGGTACTCGGGC contains the following coding sequences:
- a CDS encoding capsid cement protein; translated protein: MATLQVNAADVALVRCDSAGGARSFPAAAAIDAGRVVALDSRGRATSSGTNIEGIAVTSAKQAGASLDVIREGIVDLGDALSALAFGAAVYASPDGTLDDATGTEIGRVTASNGEIPSRKLLRVEV